A section of the Pseudomonadota bacterium genome encodes:
- a CDS encoding VOC family protein, which yields MAELSTHTPGSFCWVDLATTDAAAAKAFYSELFGWTAQDMPAGDAGTYTMFFKQGKSVCGAYGMNEQMRSQGVPPHWASYVAVDSADQAAARAKELGAEILQPAFDVMTIGRMAVIKDPQGAVLSLWQPKEDDRTMLVNEPGCWSWNELQTTDTAAAKNFYQSLLGWTSEVQKGATGQDYTSFKNGERPAAGMLEIQKEWGPVPPHWAVYFSVGDLDASLERLKNLGGSQDGPTIEMKDFARFAIVHDPQGGHFVLIQMLVPTD from the coding sequence ATGGCTGAGCTGAGCACGCACACTCCAGGCAGTTTCTGTTGGGTCGACCTGGCGACCACCGACGCCGCGGCCGCAAAGGCCTTCTACAGCGAGCTGTTCGGTTGGACCGCGCAGGACATGCCGGCAGGGGATGCAGGCACCTACACCATGTTCTTCAAGCAAGGCAAGAGCGTGTGCGGGGCCTACGGCATGAACGAGCAGATGCGCAGTCAAGGCGTGCCGCCCCACTGGGCTAGCTACGTGGCGGTCGACAGCGCGGATCAAGCGGCGGCACGCGCCAAGGAGCTCGGAGCCGAGATCCTGCAGCCGGCCTTTGACGTGATGACCATCGGGCGCATGGCCGTGATCAAGGACCCTCAGGGGGCGGTATTGTCGCTATGGCAGCCCAAAGAAGACGACCGAACCATGCTGGTCAACGAGCCGGGCTGCTGGAGCTGGAACGAGCTCCAAACCACCGATACTGCGGCTGCCAAGAACTTCTATCAAAGCCTGTTGGGCTGGACCTCCGAGGTGCAGAAAGGTGCCACCGGTCAAGACTACACCAGCTTCAAGAACGGCGAGCGGCCGGCTGCCGGCATGCTCGAGATCCAAAAGGAGTGGGGCCCGGTGCCGCCCCACTGGGCGGTCTACTTCAGCGTCGGCGACCTGGACGCCTCCCTCGAGCGGCTCAAGAACCTCGGCGGCAGCCAGGACGGTCCAACGATCGAAATGAAGGACTTCGCCCGCTTCGCCATCGTCCACGACCCCCAAGGCGGTCACTTCGTCCTGATCCAGATGCTGGTGCCGACCGACTAG
- a CDS encoding acyl-CoA thioesterase II: MTRALERLLQGLELRELEPDVYQGRAGTPLGRGLFGGHVAAQAFMAAGRSVHDAHPQSLHAYFLRAGDVQQPIRYEVTRSKEGRAFKARTVCAVQGGQEILSMLASFHVDEVGPEHQDSMPLASDPEDLPALAEIAGRAPAHWPAEIVQHLQRPHPIELRFDEPRDPLGSQDRVPRQRVWIRTNGALPADPLLHAAMLVYASDLTLLGAAVRAQGQPLWTRVLRLASLDHALWFHTSPCFDGWVLYDQHSPAAASGRGLALGRMFASNGRLLASVAQEGLLRPRPGFSEMRATD, translated from the coding sequence GTGACGCGTGCACTCGAGCGGTTGCTGCAGGGCCTGGAGCTACGGGAGCTCGAGCCCGATGTGTATCAGGGCCGCGCTGGCACGCCGCTCGGTCGCGGGCTCTTCGGGGGTCACGTGGCGGCTCAAGCCTTTATGGCGGCTGGCCGGAGCGTGCACGATGCTCATCCGCAGTCGCTGCACGCATACTTCTTGCGCGCAGGCGACGTGCAGCAGCCCATCCGCTACGAGGTGACGCGCAGCAAAGAAGGGCGCGCGTTCAAGGCGCGCACGGTGTGCGCGGTCCAGGGCGGTCAAGAGATCTTGAGCATGCTGGCGTCGTTTCATGTCGACGAGGTCGGGCCCGAGCATCAGGACTCGATGCCCCTCGCGAGCGATCCCGAAGACCTGCCCGCGCTGGCCGAGATTGCCGGCAGAGCGCCGGCACACTGGCCCGCGGAAATCGTACAACATCTTCAGCGTCCCCACCCCATCGAGCTGCGTTTCGACGAGCCTCGGGACCCGCTCGGCTCCCAGGACCGGGTGCCCCGCCAGCGCGTGTGGATCCGCACGAACGGTGCGCTTCCCGCAGATCCATTGCTGCATGCCGCCATGCTGGTTTATGCGTCGGACTTGACCCTGCTTGGAGCGGCTGTCCGCGCCCAGGGCCAACCCCTGTGGACTCGTGTGCTTCGCCTCGCCAGCCTGGACCACGCGTTGTGGTTTCACACGAGTCCGTGCTTCGACGGCTGGGTGCTCTACGATCAGCACAGTCCGGCCGCTGCCAGCGGGCGCGGCCTGGCGCTTGGGCGCATGTTTGCGAGCAACGGCCGGCTGCTCGCCAGCGTAGCGCAGGAAGGGCTGCTCAGACCGCGTCCGGGTTTTTCGGAAATGCGAGCGACGGACTAG
- a CDS encoding SDR family oxidoreductase: protein MQHPQTSRRLAGRQALITAAGQGIGRAIATAFASEGADVLATDIDQAALTQLDGCRTRILDVTDGAAVQGLASELETLHLLVNCAGFVHSGTILDCDEKAWDFSFNVNVKGMYLVTRALLPKMLASGGGSIINLSSVASSIKGVPNRFAYGSSKAAIVGLTKAVAADYVAQGIRCNAICPGTVQSPSLEARLAATGDYEKARADFVARQPMGRIGRPEEIAELAVYLASDLSAYATGQNFVIDGGWTA from the coding sequence ATGCAACATCCTCAGACAAGCAGGCGGCTAGCTGGCCGCCAAGCCCTGATCACCGCGGCGGGTCAGGGGATCGGGCGGGCGATTGCCACGGCCTTCGCGAGCGAGGGGGCCGACGTACTGGCCACGGACATCGACCAGGCGGCTTTGACGCAGCTTGACGGCTGCCGGACCCGCATCCTCGATGTTACCGATGGCGCGGCCGTCCAAGGGCTCGCCTCCGAGCTCGAGACGCTGCACCTGCTCGTCAACTGCGCCGGCTTCGTGCACAGCGGCACGATCCTGGACTGCGACGAGAAGGCATGGGATTTTTCCTTCAACGTCAACGTCAAAGGCATGTACCTGGTCACCCGCGCCTTGCTGCCCAAGATGCTTGCCTCCGGCGGCGGCTCGATCATCAACCTTTCATCCGTGGCGAGCTCGATCAAAGGCGTGCCGAACCGTTTCGCGTACGGCAGCAGCAAGGCGGCCATCGTCGGGTTGACCAAGGCCGTTGCGGCCGATTACGTCGCGCAGGGGATTCGCTGCAACGCGATCTGCCCCGGCACGGTGCAGTCCCCCTCGCTCGAGGCGCGGCTGGCAGCGACCGGGGACTACGAAAAAGCACGGGCCGATTTCGTGGCCCGCCAGCCCATGGGTCGGATCGGTCGGCCCGAGGAGATCGCGGAGCTCGCGGTCTACTTGGCGTCCGATTTGTCGGCCTACGCCACGGGTCAGAACTTCGTTATCGATGGAGGTTGGACGGCATGA
- a CDS encoding fumarylacetoacetate hydrolase family protein, translating to MKLLRFGPAGQEKPGILDGEGGIRDLSAIVDDIAGAQLTRQGLARLAEVRPEELPKVGADVRIGPCVGRVGKFICIGLNYRDHARESNLELPSEPVVFAKWTSAICGPNDTVIKPRGSTKLDWEVELGVVIGDGGGYIDERDAGKHIAGYCVINDVSERNFQLERGGQWDKGKGSDHFGPIGPWLVTHDEIGDDPSLPLWLEVNGRRFQSSNTNNMEFQPNFIVHYLSQFMSLQPGDVISTGTPAGVGLGQDPPIYLNPGDTMRLGIEGLGMQEQTVSSAD from the coding sequence ATGAAACTGCTACGCTTCGGTCCTGCTGGTCAGGAAAAACCGGGAATCCTCGACGGCGAGGGCGGCATTCGGGACCTGTCGGCCATCGTGGATGACATCGCTGGAGCGCAGCTGACGCGGCAAGGGTTGGCGCGCCTTGCCGAGGTGAGGCCCGAGGAGCTACCCAAGGTGGGCGCAGACGTGCGCATTGGACCGTGCGTCGGCCGCGTGGGCAAGTTCATCTGCATCGGCTTGAACTACCGGGACCACGCCAGGGAGTCCAACTTGGAGCTGCCGAGCGAGCCGGTGGTCTTCGCCAAGTGGACCAGCGCGATTTGTGGTCCCAACGACACCGTCATCAAGCCCCGGGGCAGCACGAAACTGGATTGGGAGGTGGAGCTCGGCGTGGTGATCGGGGACGGGGGCGGCTACATCGACGAGCGCGACGCAGGCAAGCATATCGCCGGCTACTGCGTAATCAACGACGTTTCGGAGCGTAACTTTCAGCTAGAGCGGGGAGGGCAGTGGGACAAGGGCAAGGGGTCAGACCACTTCGGACCCATCGGCCCTTGGCTCGTCACCCATGACGAGATCGGCGACGACCCCTCGTTACCGCTCTGGCTCGAAGTCAACGGGCGGCGATTTCAGTCGAGCAATACCAACAATATGGAGTTTCAACCGAACTTCATCGTCCATTACCTCAGTCAGTTCATGAGCCTGCAACCGGGCGATGTAATCTCGACAGGCACGCCTGCCGGCGTGGGGCTGGGGCAGGATCCTCCCATCTATCTGAACCCCGGCGATACGATGCGGTTGGGAATCGAGGGCCTCGGCATGCAGGAGCAGACGGTCAGCAGTGCAGACTAG
- a CDS encoding aminoglycoside phosphotransferase family protein: MTQQRSLESVACHFDIAARPISMAPYGNGHINDTFLAQYERAGERVSYIHQRISQRVFPRIDLLMENIARVTGHAAASLRRGGARDVERRTLTIVPARQGGSHALIDGEAWRTYLFVDRALTYEFPETPELAYQASSAFGRFVLSLADLDATELHETIAGFHHTPTRYARMCESARADLHGRAGSVSEELDFAHQRAGLMARLTDALASGDLPLRITHNDTKLNNVLIDEASHEGVCVVDLDTVMPGSLLYDFGDMVRTITSATPEDETRLERVFVRPSFYEALARGYSEAMGALLTPLERELFPFAGQLITLEIGMRFLTDYLDGDIYFKTKRPHHNRDRCRAQFRLVETIEERFDELRKLTPSG; this comes from the coding sequence GTGACGCAACAACGCTCGCTCGAGTCCGTTGCATGTCACTTCGACATCGCTGCCCGGCCGATCTCCATGGCACCCTATGGCAACGGCCACATCAACGACACCTTCTTGGCCCAATACGAGCGCGCAGGCGAGCGCGTGTCGTACATTCACCAGCGCATAAGTCAGCGCGTGTTCCCGCGTATCGACCTGCTGATGGAAAACATCGCACGGGTCACCGGCCACGCCGCGGCCAGCCTGCGGCGCGGGGGGGCGCGTGACGTCGAACGACGGACGCTGACCATCGTGCCCGCGCGCCAGGGCGGCTCCCATGCGCTGATCGACGGTGAGGCCTGGCGCACCTACCTGTTCGTCGACCGCGCGCTGACGTACGAGTTTCCTGAAACGCCCGAGCTCGCGTATCAGGCCTCGAGCGCATTCGGCCGCTTCGTCCTTTCTCTGGCTGACCTGGATGCGACCGAGTTGCACGAGACCATCGCGGGCTTTCATCATACGCCAACCCGCTACGCACGCATGTGCGAGTCAGCCCGCGCGGATTTGCACGGGCGCGCCGGATCCGTCAGCGAGGAGCTCGATTTCGCGCACCAGCGCGCCGGGTTGATGGCGAGATTGACGGACGCACTGGCATCCGGTGATCTTCCGCTCCGTATCACCCACAACGACACCAAGCTCAACAACGTGCTGATCGACGAGGCGAGCCACGAGGGCGTGTGCGTGGTGGATCTCGACACGGTCATGCCGGGCTCGCTGCTGTACGATTTCGGCGATATGGTCCGCACCATCACGAGTGCGACACCCGAGGACGAAACACGGCTCGAGCGCGTGTTCGTGCGTCCTTCCTTCTACGAGGCGCTTGCGCGAGGCTATAGCGAAGCCATGGGTGCCCTGCTTACGCCGCTCGAGCGCGAGCTGTTCCCGTTCGCGGGCCAGCTGATCACGCTCGAGATCGGTATGCGGTTCCTGACCGATTACCTCGACGGCGACATCTATTTCAAGACCAAGCGACCGCATCACAACCGCGACCGCTGCCGAGCCCAGTTTCGTCTCGTTGAGACGATCGAGGAGCGCTTTGACGAGCTGCGCAAGCTGACGCCGTCCGGATAA
- a CDS encoding NTP transferase domain-containing protein, with amino-acid sequence MDEAQKVTRRPTLLVLAAGLGSRYGGLKQLDPMGEGGETVLEYSVFDALRCGFGKVVFVVRRDFAADFRARMDARFGRRVPIECAIQAVDDLPGPCPAVPDRSKPWGTTHAVWSARKHIDTPFAVVNADDFYGLEAFRQLAAFFNRVDAADATLRAALVGFRLEHTLSPHGGVARGVCRRDSEGRLEGIEELTDIRNTAEGPRQFDPDGGRRQLRGDEPVSMNIWAFFPGIFGHIERLLISFVTTLPNDRRLSAEYYLPSCVDELIREQKLQVEVLATSDRWHGVTYAGDKRTLQEALRRLVAAGRYPRQLWSEASIR; translated from the coding sequence ATGGATGAGGCCCAAAAGGTGACCCGACGACCGACATTGCTGGTGCTGGCTGCCGGCCTCGGCAGTCGCTACGGCGGGCTCAAGCAGCTCGACCCGATGGGTGAGGGAGGCGAGACGGTCCTGGAGTATTCGGTGTTCGATGCCCTACGTTGCGGCTTCGGCAAGGTGGTGTTTGTCGTGCGTAGGGATTTCGCCGCTGACTTCCGTGCCAGGATGGATGCGCGGTTCGGTCGCCGGGTGCCCATCGAGTGCGCGATTCAGGCCGTTGACGACCTTCCGGGCCCCTGCCCCGCGGTGCCCGACCGCAGCAAACCGTGGGGCACGACACATGCCGTCTGGTCGGCCCGCAAGCACATCGACACGCCATTCGCCGTGGTCAACGCAGACGATTTTTACGGCCTCGAAGCGTTTCGCCAGCTTGCCGCGTTCTTCAACCGGGTCGACGCCGCCGATGCGACGCTTCGGGCAGCCCTGGTTGGCTTCCGGCTGGAGCACACCCTTTCGCCGCACGGGGGAGTTGCGAGGGGCGTGTGTCGCCGCGACAGCGAAGGTCGTTTGGAGGGTATCGAGGAGCTCACGGACATCCGAAACACGGCTGAGGGGCCCCGGCAATTCGATCCGGACGGCGGCCGGCGGCAGCTCCGCGGCGACGAGCCGGTATCCATGAACATCTGGGCTTTCTTTCCCGGCATCTTCGGCCACATCGAGCGGCTCCTGATCTCGTTCGTCACCACGCTGCCGAACGATCGGCGCCTGAGTGCGGAGTATTATCTGCCCTCGTGCGTCGATGAGCTCATCCGGGAGCAGAAGCTGCAGGTCGAGGTCTTGGCGACGAGTGACAGGTGGCACGGCGTCACCTACGCCGGCGACAAGCGCACGCTGCAAGAGGCGCTCCGCCGGCTCGTAGCGGCCGGTCGCTATCCCCGGCAGTTGTGGTCCGAGGCGAGCATTCGGTGA
- a CDS encoding molybdopterin-dependent oxidoreductase has product MPVAANAQTARSACPLDCPDMCSLNVVTDNGRVLGLDGSALNPLTRSFICGKVRRFDEHMYGSDRIAAPLLRTGNKGDGRFRETTWDDALHRVSSELARVRDEHGGEAILPFAYGGSNGRLTHGCVDARLFRRLRASRLLETFCAKPTSSAATGLYGAMPGVALEDYVHAELIIVWGCNPSATGIHLVPIVREAQRRGAKLVVIDPRQIPLAKRADLHLAPRVGTDLPLALALIDWLFTNGRADRPFLAANALGAQRLRARASLWPIARAAQVCNLAERQVEALAALYANSAPAVIRCGWGVERNRNGGSAAAAILSLPAVAGKFGVRGGGFTMSNSRAFGLSSETAVSEPEPATREVNMSQLGRALAELRDPPIRLLFVYNCNPVATAPEQARVIAGLASEHLFSVVYDQVMTDTARYADVVLPATTFLEHRELQNGYGAMRLFDSPPAAKPVGQARPNYEVFLELCDRLGLSKPDDPRTSDELCAAVLDSAQDAQRLRAELAAQGMAAPQVAAPIQMLDTRPLTASGAIELCPQHLDQQTPAGLYTFQPDPATPDYPLALISPAPSHTVSSTFGQLRQRQARAEIHPTDAASRGISTGSTVRVFNAHTQVLCLARVTDAIRPGTVALPKGLWRKHTANGLTANALCPDGEADLGRGACYNDARVQVARFLSTTAPEPLSSSRESSR; this is encoded by the coding sequence GTGCCGGTGGCCGCGAACGCACAGACCGCTCGCTCGGCTTGCCCGCTCGATTGTCCCGATATGTGCAGCCTGAACGTCGTCACCGATAACGGTCGCGTGCTCGGATTGGACGGCAGCGCGCTCAATCCGCTGACCCGCTCGTTCATCTGCGGCAAGGTGCGGCGTTTCGACGAGCACATGTACGGGTCGGATCGCATCGCCGCCCCGCTGCTCCGCACGGGCAACAAAGGCGACGGCCGGTTTCGTGAGACGACCTGGGACGATGCCTTGCACCGGGTGAGCAGCGAGCTGGCGCGCGTGCGCGACGAGCACGGGGGGGAGGCGATTCTCCCCTTCGCCTACGGGGGCTCGAACGGAAGGCTGACGCACGGCTGCGTGGACGCGCGCTTGTTTCGCAGGCTCAGGGCCAGCCGACTGCTCGAGACCTTCTGCGCCAAGCCCACCAGCAGCGCGGCCACGGGCCTTTATGGCGCCATGCCCGGAGTTGCGCTCGAGGATTACGTGCACGCCGAGCTGATCATCGTTTGGGGATGCAATCCCTCGGCCACGGGCATTCACCTCGTGCCTATCGTACGCGAGGCCCAGCGGCGTGGCGCCAAGCTGGTGGTGATCGATCCCCGCCAGATCCCCCTGGCGAAGCGCGCAGACCTGCATCTGGCTCCACGGGTGGGCACCGACCTGCCGCTCGCGCTCGCGCTCATCGATTGGCTGTTTACGAACGGGCGCGCGGACCGGCCCTTCCTCGCTGCCAACGCGCTCGGTGCGCAACGTCTTCGAGCGCGCGCCTCGCTGTGGCCGATCGCCCGGGCGGCGCAGGTCTGCAACCTCGCCGAGAGGCAGGTTGAAGCCCTTGCAGCGCTGTACGCCAACAGCGCGCCCGCGGTGATTCGGTGTGGCTGGGGTGTCGAGCGCAACCGCAATGGCGGCAGCGCCGCGGCAGCCATCCTGAGCCTACCCGCGGTCGCAGGCAAATTCGGAGTCCGCGGCGGAGGCTTCACCATGTCCAACAGCCGCGCCTTTGGCCTGAGCTCGGAAACCGCCGTGTCCGAGCCCGAGCCCGCTACACGCGAAGTCAACATGTCGCAGCTCGGCCGCGCGCTCGCCGAGCTACGCGACCCTCCCATTCGGCTGCTGTTCGTATACAACTGCAATCCGGTGGCCACCGCACCGGAGCAGGCGCGGGTGATCGCCGGTCTGGCATCCGAGCATCTCTTCAGCGTCGTCTACGATCAGGTCATGACCGATACGGCCAGGTACGCGGACGTGGTGCTCCCTGCCACCACGTTCTTGGAGCACCGAGAGCTGCAAAACGGCTACGGTGCCATGAGGCTGTTTGACTCGCCGCCGGCAGCGAAACCTGTTGGCCAGGCCCGGCCGAACTACGAGGTCTTCCTGGAGCTGTGCGACCGACTCGGACTATCCAAACCGGACGATCCGCGCACATCGGATGAACTGTGCGCGGCGGTTCTGGATAGCGCGCAGGACGCCCAACGGCTGCGCGCGGAGCTGGCCGCCCAAGGCATGGCGGCGCCGCAAGTGGCCGCGCCGATTCAGATGCTCGACACGCGACCACTTACCGCCAGCGGCGCGATCGAGCTGTGTCCACAGCACCTCGACCAGCAGACCCCTGCCGGCCTGTACACCTTTCAGCCGGATCCCGCCACGCCGGACTACCCGCTCGCGCTCATCTCGCCGGCCCCGTCCCACACGGTGTCCTCCACCTTCGGACAGCTGCGGCAGCGGCAGGCCCGCGCCGAGATTCACCCCACCGACGCGGCCAGCCGCGGCATCAGCACGGGAAGCACCGTTCGCGTATTCAACGCACACACACAGGTCCTATGCTTGGCTCGGGTGACCGATGCGATCCGTCCCGGGACGGTGGCGTTGCCCAAGGGGCTTTGGCGCAAGCACACAGCCAACGGCCTCACGGCCAACGCGCTGTGTCCAGATGGCGAGGCCGATCTGGGACGCGGTGCTTGCTACAACGATGCCCGCGTCCAGGTAGCGAGGTTCCTGTCCACAACGGCGCCAGAGCCGCTTTCGTCCTCGAGAGAATCCTCAAGATAG